A window of the Streptomyces formicae genome harbors these coding sequences:
- a CDS encoding RNA-binding protein: MLEEALEHLVKGIVDNPDDVQVASRNLRRGRVLEVRVHPDDLGKVIGRNGRTARALRTVVGAIGGRGIRVDLVDVDQVH, translated from the coding sequence ATGCTCGAGGAGGCTCTCGAGCACCTCGTGAAGGGCATCGTCGACAACCCGGACGATGTGCAGGTCGCTTCGCGCAACCTGCGTCGCGGGCGGGTGCTGGAGGTCCGGGTGCACCCCGACGACCTCGGCAAGGTGATCGGCCGCAACGGCCGCACCGCGCGCGCCCTGCGTACCGTGGTGGGCGCCATCGGCGGCCGTGGCATCCGTGTCGACCTCGTCGACGTGGACCAGGTCCACTGA
- the rimM gene encoding ribosome maturation factor RimM (Essential for efficient processing of 16S rRNA), whose amino-acid sequence MQLVVGRVGRAHGIKGEVTVEVRTDEPELRLGPGAVLATDPASAGPLTIESGRVHSGRLLLRFEGVRDRNAAEALRNTLLIAEIDPDERPDEPDEYYDHQLIDLDVVLADGTEIGRITEISHLPSQDLFIVERPDGGEVMIPFVEEIVTDIDLGEQKAVIDPPPGLIDDRAARDEVADGHRVSSRDRDEESGAGA is encoded by the coding sequence GTGCAGTTGGTAGTCGGACGAGTCGGCCGTGCCCACGGCATCAAGGGCGAGGTCACCGTCGAGGTGCGTACCGACGAGCCGGAGCTGCGGCTCGGGCCCGGAGCCGTGCTCGCCACCGATCCGGCCTCGGCGGGACCGCTGACCATCGAGTCGGGGCGCGTGCACAGCGGGCGGCTGCTGCTGCGCTTCGAGGGCGTACGCGACCGCAACGCGGCCGAGGCGCTGCGGAACACCCTGCTCATCGCCGAGATCGACCCGGACGAGCGGCCGGACGAGCCCGACGAGTACTACGACCACCAGTTGATCGATCTGGACGTGGTGCTCGCCGACGGGACGGAGATCGGCCGGATCACGGAGATCTCGCACCTCCCCTCGCAGGACCTCTTCATCGTCGAGCGGCCCGACGGCGGCGAGGTGATGATCCCGTTCGTGGAGGAGATCGTCACCGACATCGACCTGGGGGAGCAGAAGGCCGTCATCGACCCGCCGCCCGGGCTGATCGACGACCGCGCTGCCCGCGACGAAGTCGCTGATGGACACCGTGTGTCGAGCCGTGACCGTGACGAGGAATCCGGGGCAGGCGCCTGA
- the ffh gene encoding signal recognition particle protein — MFDTLSDRLAATFKNLRGKGRLSEADIDATAREIRIALLEADVALPVVRAFVKQIKERALGAEVSQALNPAQQVIKIVNEELIGILGGETRRLRFAKQPPTVIMLAGLQGAGKTTLAGKLGLWLKSQGHSPLLVACDLQRPNAVTQLGVVAERAGVAFFGPQPGNGVGDPVQVAKESIEYAKTKVHDIVIVDTAGRLGIDQEMMQQAADIRDAVSPDEVLFVVDAMIGQDAVNTAEAFRDGVGFDGVVLSKLDGDARGGAALSIAHVTGKQIMFASNGEKLDDFDAFHPDRMASRILGMGDMLSLIEKAEQTFSQEEAAKMASKLASSKGKDFTLDDFLAQMEQVRKMGSISKLLGMLPGMGQIKDQINNIDERDVDRTAAIIKSMTPAERQEPTIINGSRRARIAKGSGVDVSAVKNLVERFFEARKMMSRMAQGGGMPGMPGIPGMGGGPGRQKKQQKQAKGKRKSGNPMKRKAEEQAAAARREQAAAQGNAFGLPAGGGDQDFELPDEFKKFMG; from the coding sequence GTGTTCGACACCCTCTCCGACCGCCTTGCAGCGACATTCAAGAACCTCCGGGGCAAGGGCCGCCTGTCCGAGGCGGACATCGACGCTACGGCGCGCGAGATCCGTATCGCCCTGCTCGAGGCCGACGTCGCGCTGCCCGTCGTCCGCGCCTTCGTCAAGCAGATCAAGGAGCGGGCGCTCGGCGCCGAGGTGTCGCAGGCGCTGAACCCGGCCCAGCAGGTCATCAAGATCGTCAACGAGGAGCTCATCGGCATCCTCGGCGGTGAGACCCGCCGGCTGCGCTTCGCCAAGCAGCCGCCCACCGTGATCATGCTCGCCGGTCTCCAGGGTGCCGGTAAGACGACCCTCGCCGGAAAGCTCGGCCTCTGGCTGAAGAGCCAGGGCCACTCCCCGCTCCTCGTCGCCTGCGACCTCCAGCGCCCCAACGCCGTCACCCAGCTCGGCGTGGTCGCCGAGCGCGCGGGCGTCGCCTTCTTCGGCCCGCAGCCGGGCAACGGAGTGGGCGACCCGGTGCAGGTCGCCAAGGAGTCGATCGAGTACGCGAAGACGAAGGTCCACGACATCGTCATCGTCGACACCGCGGGCCGCCTCGGTATCGACCAGGAGATGATGCAGCAGGCCGCGGACATCCGTGACGCGGTCAGCCCCGACGAGGTCCTCTTCGTCGTCGACGCGATGATCGGTCAGGACGCCGTCAACACGGCGGAGGCCTTCCGCGACGGCGTCGGCTTCGACGGCGTCGTCCTCTCCAAGCTCGACGGCGACGCCCGCGGTGGTGCCGCGCTCTCCATCGCGCACGTCACCGGCAAGCAGATCATGTTCGCCTCCAACGGCGAGAAGCTGGACGACTTCGACGCGTTCCACCCGGACCGCATGGCGTCCCGCATTCTCGGCATGGGCGACATGCTCTCGCTCATCGAGAAGGCCGAGCAGACCTTCAGCCAGGAAGAGGCCGCCAAGATGGCCTCCAAGCTGGCGAGCAGCAAGGGCAAGGACTTCACGCTCGACGACTTCCTGGCGCAGATGGAGCAGGTCAGGAAGATGGGCTCCATCTCCAAGCTGCTCGGCATGCTGCCCGGCATGGGCCAGATCAAGGACCAGATCAACAACATCGACGAGCGCGATGTGGACCGTACGGCCGCGATCATCAAGTCGATGACGCCGGCCGAGCGCCAGGAACCGACGATCATCAACGGCTCGCGCCGGGCCCGTATCGCCAAGGGTTCGGGTGTCGACGTCAGCGCGGTGAAGAACCTGGTCGAGCGGTTCTTCGAGGCCCGCAAGATGATGTCGCGGATGGCCCAGGGCGGCGGCATGCCCGGCATGCCGGGGATCCCGGGCATGGGCGGCGGCCCCGGCCGCCAGAAGAAGCAGCAGAAGCAGGCCAAGGGCAAGCGCAAGAGCGGCAACCCGATGAAGCGCAAGGCCGAGGAGCAGGCGGCCGCCGCCCGCCGCGAGCAGGCGGCCGCTCAGGGCAACGCCTTCGGCCTGCCGGCGGGTGGCGGGGACCAGGACTTCGAGCTCCCGGACGAGTTCAAGAAGTTCATGGGCTGA
- the ftsH gene encoding ATP-dependent zinc metalloprotease FtsH: protein MASPVPPRDRTDQPWRSEGAPPPPPPKRKMPGGWIGLAVSALVVFLAAFLALSYFTDGGEPTISYTEFSKQVGAGNVTKIYAKGDAIQGELKNAQPVPDGDGDYRKFTTQRPAFADDDLWQQLTRQGVTVTAEPVVSERSFLANLLFSLAPIALLVVLWVFLARRMGGAMGGGPLGRKAPPKPVELVRGRRTTFEDVAGIDEVAGELNDVVDFLKNPQAYREMGARMPGGVLLSGPPGTGKTLLARAVAGEAGVPFFSASASEFIEMIVGVGASRVRELFAEARKVAPAIVFIDEIDTIGRIRGGGASIGGHDEREQTLNQILTEMDGFTGSEGVVVLAATNRADVLDPALTRPGRFDRIVQVSPPDRGGREAILRIHTREIPLAKSVDLARVARTTPGMTGAELANLANEAALLAVKRRQREVTQADLSDALAKVQLGAERPLVMPEEERRRTAYHESGHALLGMLQPGADPVRKITIVPRGRALGVTLSTPDADRYAFTEEYLRGRVIGALGGMAAEHVVFGVVTTGSESDLEQVTALVRGMAGRWGMSERVGRFTAITGEGRQEPYGLSAAPATLDAVDHEMRRIADECYESACRQLRDNRDRLDALAEALLVHETLDEEAAYRAAGIARLTKNNGAG, encoded by the coding sequence GTGGCCAGTCCCGTACCCCCGCGCGATCGCACCGACCAGCCCTGGCGCTCCGAGGGAGCCCCGCCGCCACCGCCGCCGAAGCGCAAGATGCCCGGTGGCTGGATCGGACTGGCCGTCTCGGCGCTCGTCGTCTTCCTTGCCGCGTTTCTGGCGCTGTCGTACTTCACGGACGGCGGAGAGCCGACCATCTCGTACACCGAGTTCAGCAAGCAGGTCGGCGCCGGGAACGTCACCAAGATCTACGCCAAGGGCGATGCCATCCAGGGCGAGCTGAAGAACGCGCAGCCGGTCCCGGACGGCGACGGGGACTACCGGAAGTTCACCACCCAGCGGCCCGCCTTCGCCGACGACGACCTCTGGCAGCAGCTCACCCGGCAGGGGGTCACCGTGACGGCCGAGCCGGTCGTCAGCGAGCGTAGTTTTCTGGCCAATCTGCTGTTCTCGCTCGCCCCGATCGCGCTGCTCGTCGTGCTCTGGGTCTTCCTCGCGCGCCGGATGGGCGGTGCGATGGGCGGCGGGCCCCTCGGCAGGAAGGCGCCGCCCAAGCCCGTCGAGCTCGTGCGCGGCCGGCGCACCACATTCGAGGACGTGGCAGGGATCGACGAGGTCGCCGGCGAGCTCAACGACGTCGTCGACTTCCTCAAGAACCCGCAGGCATACCGCGAGATGGGCGCCCGGATGCCCGGCGGCGTGCTCCTGTCGGGCCCGCCGGGCACCGGAAAGACCCTGCTCGCGCGGGCCGTGGCGGGCGAGGCGGGGGTGCCGTTCTTCTCCGCGTCCGCCTCGGAGTTCATCGAGATGATCGTCGGTGTGGGCGCCTCGCGGGTACGAGAGCTCTTCGCCGAGGCGCGCAAGGTCGCCCCGGCGATCGTTTTCATCGACGAGATCGACACCATTGGCCGGATCCGCGGCGGCGGCGCGAGCATCGGCGGCCACGACGAGCGCGAGCAGACCCTCAACCAGATCCTGACCGAAATGGACGGCTTCACCGGCTCCGAGGGCGTCGTCGTACTCGCCGCCACCAACCGCGCGGACGTCCTCGACCCCGCGCTCACCCGGCCCGGCCGCTTCGACCGGATCGTGCAGGTCAGCCCGCCCGACCGGGGCGGCCGAGAGGCCATCCTCCGGATCCACACCCGGGAGATCCCGCTCGCCAAGAGCGTCGACCTCGCGCGAGTGGCCCGTACGACACCGGGCATGACCGGCGCCGAACTGGCCAACCTCGCCAACGAGGCCGCGCTGCTCGCGGTCAAGCGCCGGCAGCGCGAGGTCACCCAGGCCGATCTCTCCGACGCCCTCGCGAAGGTCCAGCTCGGCGCCGAACGGCCGCTCGTGATGCCCGAGGAGGAGCGCCGCAGGACCGCGTACCACGAGAGCGGCCACGCGCTCCTCGGCATGCTCCAGCCGGGCGCCGACCCCGTCCGCAAGATCACCATCGTCCCGCGCGGCCGGGCGCTCGGAGTCACGCTCTCCACCCCGGACGCCGACCGGTACGCGTTCACGGAGGAGTACCTGCGCGGCCGGGTCATCGGCGCGCTCGGCGGCATGGCGGCCGAGCACGTCGTCTTCGGGGTCGTCACCACCGGCTCGGAGAGCGACCTCGAACAAGTCACCGCCCTGGTCCGGGGCATGGCCGGCCGCTGGGGCATGAGCGAACGCGTCGGCCGCTTCACCGCGATCACGGGCGAGGGCCGCCAGGAGCCGTACGGACTCTCTGCCGCGCCCGCGACCCTGGACGCCGTCGACCACGAGATGCGCCGCATCGCCGACGAGTGCTACGAGAGCGCCTGCCGCCAACTCCGCGACAACCGCGACCGCCTGGACGCCCTCGCGGAGGCGCTCCTCGTCCACGAAACGCTGGACGAGGAAGCGGCGTACCGGGCGGCGGGGATCGCCCGCCTGACGAAGAACAACGGGGCGGGATAG
- the lepB gene encoding signal peptidase I, whose amino-acid sequence MDTEAQHVERDRSSSPETRGSRQEEGSRSTRFSLRRAGLLGVGCGVLLLVVSHFVVQPFLIPSTSMQPALEVGDRVLVNKLAYRFGAGPHRGDVVVFDGTGSFLREAPEENAVAGLVRGAAAAVGLAEPAETDFVKRVIGVGGDRVVCCDRTGRLEVNGVPVDEIYVHVGDAPSRVPFDVVVPRDALFVLGDHRSRSRDSRDHLGEPGGGMVPLDKVVGRADWIGWPLGRWTALEPAAAFDAVPAPAPGGTHG is encoded by the coding sequence ATGGACACCGAAGCACAGCACGTGGAGCGCGACCGCTCCTCCTCACCGGAGACCCGAGGGTCCCGGCAGGAGGAGGGGTCGCGCTCCACGCGTTTTTCGCTGCGGCGGGCCGGTCTGCTCGGCGTCGGCTGCGGTGTCCTCCTGCTGGTCGTCAGCCACTTCGTGGTGCAGCCCTTCCTCATTCCCAGCACCTCGATGCAGCCCGCCCTGGAGGTCGGCGACCGGGTGCTGGTGAACAAGCTGGCGTACCGGTTCGGTGCCGGGCCGCACCGCGGTGACGTGGTCGTCTTCGACGGCACGGGATCGTTCCTCCGTGAAGCGCCCGAGGAGAACGCGGTCGCCGGCCTCGTGCGCGGCGCGGCCGCGGCGGTAGGCCTGGCCGAACCGGCCGAGACCGACTTCGTGAAGCGCGTCATCGGTGTCGGCGGCGACCGGGTCGTGTGCTGCGACAGGACGGGAAGGCTCGAGGTGAACGGCGTACCGGTCGACGAGATCTACGTCCACGTCGGCGACGCCCCGTCCCGCGTCCCCTTCGACGTCGTCGTACCCCGTGACGCCCTGTTCGTCCTCGGGGACCACCGCAGCAGGTCCCGGGACTCCCGCGACCATCTCGGCGAGCCCGGCGGCGGCATGGTGCCCCTCGACAAGGTGGTCGGCAGGGCCGACTGGATCGGCTGGCCGCTCGGCCGCTGGACGGCGCTGGAGCCGGCCGCCGCCTTCGACGCCGTACCCGCACCCGCACCCGGTGGCACCCATGGGTAA
- the lepB gene encoding signal peptidase I, translating into MGNRGRNASHRADTRLPTGTRPTNGERTLPGRAERRKLARKVKRRRQRSAVKEIPILITVALMIALVLKTFLVQAFVIPSGSMEQTIQIDDRVLVDKLTPWFGSEPARGDVVVFKDPGGWLRQEQAPKADDPVGVKQVKQGLTFIGLLPSEDEQDLIKRVVAVGGDTVRCCDQNGRVTVNGVALNEPYLHPGNAPSERKFEVNVPPGRLFVMGDHRDNSADSRFHLDEEFSGTVSLEGVVGRAVLIAWPFDHWSRLEQRATYASVPDARAGASTAHAPSHSVSSQDPNDMILLPSPAELPLVMGVVGLRRLRRGRSHGVRSGCGGFGGRRTIRTRRAGGPARAAGEAFPRSWRFGRPRWRFPGR; encoded by the coding sequence ATGGGTAACCGCGGACGCAACGCCAGCCACCGGGCCGACACCCGACTGCCCACCGGAACCCGCCCCACCAACGGCGAGCGGACCCTCCCGGGCCGTGCGGAACGGCGCAAGCTGGCCCGCAAGGTGAAGCGGCGGCGACAGCGATCCGCGGTGAAGGAAATACCCATCCTCATCACCGTGGCGCTGATGATCGCGCTGGTCCTCAAGACCTTCCTGGTCCAGGCCTTCGTGATCCCGTCAGGGTCGATGGAACAGACGATCCAGATCGACGACCGGGTGCTGGTCGACAAGCTGACGCCGTGGTTCGGCTCCGAGCCGGCCCGTGGCGACGTCGTCGTCTTCAAGGACCCGGGCGGCTGGCTCCGGCAGGAGCAGGCGCCCAAGGCGGACGACCCCGTCGGGGTCAAGCAGGTCAAGCAGGGGCTGACCTTCATCGGACTGCTGCCGTCGGAGGACGAGCAGGACCTGATCAAACGCGTCGTCGCGGTCGGCGGCGACACCGTCAGGTGCTGCGACCAGAACGGCAGGGTCACGGTCAACGGCGTGGCACTGAACGAGCCCTACCTGCATCCCGGGAACGCCCCCTCGGAACGCAAGTTCGAAGTGAACGTTCCCCCCGGGCGACTCTTCGTGATGGGTGACCACCGGGACAACTCGGCGGACTCGCGCTTCCACCTCGACGAGGAGTTCAGTGGCACCGTCTCGCTGGAAGGGGTCGTCGGACGCGCGGTCCTCATCGCGTGGCCGTTCGATCACTGGAGCAGACTGGAGCAGAGGGCGACCTACGCGTCCGTGCCGGATGCGCGTGCCGGGGCGTCCACGGCACACGCTCCGTCGCATAGTGTGTCCTCCCAGGATCCCAATGACATGATCCTGCTCCCGAGCCCTGCGGAACTCCCGCTCGTTATGGGAGTAGTGGGCCTGCGCCGCCTTCGGCGCGGGCGGTCGCACGGAGTGAGGAGTGGATGTGGGGGATTTGGCGGTCGGCGCACGATCCGGACACGACGAGCCGGAGGACCGGCCCGAGCGGCTGGCGAAGCCTTCCCCCGGTCCTGGCGGTTCGGGCGGCCCCGGTGGCGGTTCCCGGGGCGCTGA
- the rplS gene encoding 50S ribosomal protein L19 yields the protein MSHVLDVVNAASLRTDVPAFRPGDTVNVHVRVIEGNRSRIQQFKGVVIRRQGSGVSETFTVRKVSFSVGVERTFPVHSPIFEKIELVTRGDVRRAKLYYLRDLRGKAAKIKEKREN from the coding sequence ATGTCGCACGTGCTCGATGTCGTCAACGCCGCCTCGCTGCGGACCGACGTCCCCGCCTTCCGTCCCGGTGACACCGTGAACGTCCACGTTCGCGTCATCGAGGGCAACCGCTCCCGTATCCAGCAGTTCAAGGGTGTCGTCATCCGCCGCCAGGGCTCTGGCGTCAGCGAGACCTTCACGGTCCGCAAGGTCTCCTTCTCCGTCGGCGTCGAGCGCACCTTCCCCGTGCACTCCCCGATCTTCGAGAAGATCGAGCTCGTCACCCGTGGTGACGTCCGTCGTGCCAAGCTGTACTACCTGCGTGACCTGCGCGGCAAGGCCGCGAAGATCAAGGAGAAGCGCGAGAACTGA
- the trmD gene encoding tRNA (guanosine(37)-N1)-methyltransferase TrmD — protein MRLDVVTIFPEYLEPLDVSLVGKARARGVLDVHVHDLRRWTYDRHSTVDDTPYGGGPGMVMMTGPWGDALDQTLADGYEAGASGPVMVVPTPSGRPFTQELAVELAERPWLVFTPARYEGIDRRVMDEYATRIPVYEVSIGDYVLAGGEAAVLVITEAVARLLPGVLGNADSHRDDSFAPGAMANLLEGPVYTKPPEWRGRGIPEVLLSGHHGKIARWRRDEAFRRTAENRPDLIERCDPSAFDKKDREMLSILGWAPSPDGRFWRRPQAMEE, from the coding sequence ATGCGGCTCGACGTCGTCACGATCTTCCCCGAGTACCTGGAGCCGCTCGACGTCTCGCTCGTCGGCAAGGCGCGGGCCCGCGGCGTACTCGACGTCCACGTGCACGACCTGCGGCGGTGGACGTACGACCGGCACAGCACCGTCGACGACACCCCGTACGGCGGCGGCCCCGGCATGGTCATGATGACCGGTCCCTGGGGCGACGCCCTCGACCAGACCCTCGCCGACGGCTACGAGGCCGGAGCGAGCGGCCCGGTGATGGTCGTCCCCACCCCCAGCGGCCGGCCGTTCACCCAGGAGCTCGCCGTCGAACTCGCCGAGCGGCCCTGGCTGGTCTTCACCCCCGCCCGGTACGAGGGCATCGACCGCCGCGTCATGGACGAGTACGCCACCCGGATACCGGTCTACGAGGTGTCCATCGGGGACTACGTCCTGGCCGGCGGCGAGGCGGCCGTCCTCGTCATCACGGAGGCGGTGGCCCGGCTGCTCCCGGGCGTCCTCGGGAACGCCGACTCGCACCGCGACGACTCCTTCGCGCCCGGCGCCATGGCGAACCTCCTGGAAGGGCCCGTCTACACCAAGCCCCCGGAGTGGCGCGGACGCGGCATCCCGGAGGTGCTGCTCAGCGGGCACCACGGGAAGATCGCGCGCTGGCGGCGGGACGAGGCGTTCCGCCGTACGGCCGAGAACCGGCCCGATCTGATCGAGCGCTGCGATCCGTCGGCGTTCGACAAGAAGGACCGTGAGATGCTTTCGATCCTGGGCTGGGCACCGTCGCCCGACGGCCGATTTTGGCGCAGGCCGCAGGCCATGGAAGAATAG
- a CDS encoding class I SAM-dependent methyltransferase yields the protein MTPTLVRHHPRTASAPLDPAGRSRDWAEIQERMLAPLYEAVYEHLEVSADSRVLGLGCGSGLALLMAAARGASVTGVDTDASRIALARERLLAPEPDRESRAPQGARLVEGGPDEAAELSLPQFDVITVFQPIGCTAGDSDGLVPALEAVVPLAGRGAAVVLAGWGPPERCATAAVLRVASRLTERLRGDGGWRQTRRDDLEDVATRAGLKPDGSGRVACPFGYADLESAIRGLMSTGLFDAAVRATDQAQVEKEITEALHGYVRGDGTVWMPNVFRYLIARTR from the coding sequence ATGACACCTACGCTCGTCCGGCACCACCCCCGCACGGCCTCCGCGCCCCTCGACCCGGCGGGCCGTTCCCGTGACTGGGCCGAGATCCAGGAACGGATGCTGGCGCCCCTCTACGAGGCGGTGTACGAGCACCTGGAGGTCAGTGCGGACTCCCGGGTGCTGGGGCTCGGCTGCGGCTCCGGTCTGGCCCTGCTGATGGCCGCGGCGCGCGGGGCGAGCGTCACGGGCGTCGACACGGACGCCTCACGGATCGCACTGGCGCGCGAACGGCTGCTGGCGCCGGAGCCCGACCGGGAGTCGCGCGCGCCGCAGGGGGCACGGCTGGTGGAGGGCGGCCCCGACGAGGCGGCCGAGCTCTCACTGCCCCAGTTCGATGTGATCACGGTTTTTCAGCCGATCGGGTGTACGGCCGGCGACTCCGACGGGCTCGTGCCGGCGCTGGAGGCAGTGGTTCCGCTCGCCGGGCGCGGCGCCGCGGTCGTCCTCGCGGGCTGGGGCCCGCCGGAGCGCTGCGCCACCGCCGCGGTGCTGCGGGTCGCGAGCCGCCTCACGGAGCGACTGCGCGGGGACGGCGGCTGGCGGCAGACCCGGCGGGACGACCTGGAGGACGTCGCGACCAGGGCGGGCCTCAAGCCGGACGGCTCGGGCCGGGTGGCCTGCCCCTTCGGCTACGCGGACCTGGAGAGCGCGATACGGGGGCTGATGTCGACGGGGCTGTTCGACGCGGCGGTGCGGGCGACGGACCAGGCGCAGGTGGAGAAGGAGATCACGGAGGCGCTGCACGGGTATGTGCGGGGTGACGGGACGGTGTGGATGCCGAACGTCTTCCGGTACTTGATCGCGCGTACGCGGTAG
- the proS gene encoding proline--tRNA ligase — protein MAKAPVLTPQAEDFPRWYQDLITKAELADNGPVRGTMVIRPYGYGLWERMQQEMDARIKEAGASNAYFPLFIPQSYLTKEAEHVEGFAPELAVVTHAGGKELEEPVVVRPTSETIINDYFAKWIQSYRDLPLLINQWANVVRWELRPRVFLRTTEFLWQEGHTAHATYEEARDYAAHIHRNVYADFMANVLAMDVVLGRKTARERFAGAVNTLTLEGMMGDGKALQMGTSHELGTNFSKAFNTTYLSKDGTQELVWQTSWGSSTRMVGGLIMTHGDDHGLRVPPRLAPVQAVVLAIKGDDAVLATVRETGERLKAAGIRVQVDDRTDTPFGRRAVDWELKGVPLRIEIGPRDLENGTAMLARRIPGGKEPVAIDGLAALLPGILEEDQALLLSQSRERRESRTADVTTTEEAAEAAVAGGWARIPWATLGTEGEALLADQAVSVRCLVAEDGSVPESDDAPGTLAIVARAY, from the coding sequence ATGGCAAAGGCACCCGTTCTCACGCCGCAGGCCGAGGACTTCCCCCGCTGGTACCAGGACCTGATCACCAAGGCCGAGCTCGCCGACAACGGCCCGGTGCGCGGCACGATGGTGATCCGACCGTACGGCTACGGGCTCTGGGAACGGATGCAGCAGGAGATGGACGCCCGCATCAAGGAGGCCGGGGCGTCCAACGCGTACTTCCCGCTCTTCATCCCGCAGTCGTACCTGACGAAGGAGGCCGAGCACGTCGAGGGCTTCGCCCCCGAGCTGGCCGTCGTCACGCACGCCGGCGGCAAGGAGCTGGAGGAGCCGGTCGTCGTCCGCCCCACCTCCGAGACGATCATCAACGACTACTTCGCCAAGTGGATCCAGAGCTACCGCGATCTGCCGCTGCTCATCAACCAGTGGGCGAACGTGGTCCGCTGGGAGCTGCGCCCCCGGGTCTTCCTGCGCACGACCGAGTTCCTCTGGCAGGAGGGCCACACCGCCCACGCCACCTACGAGGAGGCCCGGGACTACGCCGCCCACATCCACCGGAACGTCTACGCCGACTTCATGGCGAACGTCCTCGCCATGGACGTCGTCCTGGGCCGCAAGACCGCCAGGGAGCGCTTCGCGGGCGCCGTCAACACCCTCACGCTCGAAGGCATGATGGGCGACGGCAAGGCCCTCCAGATGGGCACGAGCCATGAGCTCGGCACCAACTTCTCCAAGGCCTTCAACACCACCTACCTGTCGAAGGACGGCACGCAGGAGCTGGTCTGGCAGACCTCCTGGGGCTCCTCCACCCGCATGGTCGGCGGCCTGATCATGACCCATGGCGACGACCACGGACTGCGCGTCCCGCCCAGGCTCGCCCCCGTCCAGGCCGTCGTCCTCGCGATCAAGGGCGACGACGCGGTGCTCGCCACGGTGCGCGAGACCGGCGAGCGGCTCAAGGCCGCTGGCATCCGCGTCCAGGTCGACGACCGCACGGACACCCCCTTCGGCCGCCGCGCCGTCGACTGGGAGCTCAAGGGCGTCCCGCTGCGGATCGAGATCGGTCCGCGCGACCTGGAGAACGGCACGGCGATGCTGGCCCGCCGCATCCCCGGGGGCAAGGAGCCCGTCGCGATCGACGGGCTCGCCGCCCTGCTGCCTGGCATCCTGGAGGAGGACCAGGCGCTGCTGCTGAGCCAGTCCCGGGAGCGCCGGGAATCCCGTACGGCCGACGTGACCACGACCGAGGAGGCCGCCGAGGCCGCAGTCGCCGGCGGCTGGGCACGTATCCCGTGGGCGACGCTCGGCACCGAGGGCGAGGCGCTGCTCGCCGATCAGGCCGTGTCCGTACGGTGTCTGGTCGCGGAGGACGGGTCGGTGCCGGAGTCCGACGACGCGCCGGGTACGCTCGCGATCGTCGCGCGCGCCTATTGA
- the rpsP gene encoding 30S ribosomal protein S16, with protein MAVKIKLKRLGKIRSPHYRIVVADSRTRRDGRAIEEIGLYHPTYNPSRIEVDSERAQYWLSVGAQPTEPVLAILKLTGDWQKHKGLPAPEKPLLQPETKEDKRSSFEAFAKTLEGDDTKGEAITQKSKKSEKKADEAEAAPAESTEA; from the coding sequence GTGGCAGTCAAGATCAAGCTGAAGCGTCTGGGCAAGATCCGTTCGCCTCACTACCGCATCGTCGTCGCCGACTCCCGTACCCGCCGTGACGGCCGGGCCATCGAGGAGATCGGTCTGTACCACCCGACGTACAACCCGTCGCGCATCGAGGTCGACTCGGAGCGCGCGCAGTACTGGCTCTCCGTCGGCGCCCAGCCGACCGAGCCCGTCCTCGCCATCCTGAAGCTCACCGGCGACTGGCAGAAGCACAAGGGCCTGCCGGCCCCGGAGAAGCCGCTGCTCCAGCCGGAGACGAAGGAAGACAAGCGCTCTTCCTTCGAGGCCTTCGCCAAGACGCTCGAGGGCGACGACACGAAGGGTGAGGCCATCACCCAGAAGTCGAAGAAGTCCGAGAAGAAGGCGGACGAGGCCGAGGCCGCTCCCGCCGAGTCGACCGAGGCCTGA